One Hevea brasiliensis isolate MT/VB/25A 57/8 chromosome 6, ASM3005281v1, whole genome shotgun sequence genomic window, AAACAATTATTACATTTTTCTTAAGTCACTAACACAGTACTATCCATTCAAAAGTTATATGTCCACCTACCCATACATCATACCCTCAAGCCCGATCCTATAAAATTGGACCCTACAGTATTATACAAGGTCTTAAAACTTTATACATAGCATAAACATCCTATTCTAGCCCCTTAGGAACCATGAAATTAGGTTTTAGAACCTTAGAATCAAAGGAGAAATAAGTAGGCAGAACCAAGTTCAACTGCCAGAGTCTTGGGTTTCAGCTGTCGAACCTTGGAATAACAGGCACTCAATTTTGGGTAGTAGTCGCTGCGACTGCTAAAGTCTAAGACTTTGGATGCTGAACCTAGAAAACTTTTAGATTTTCCAAGAAAATGCAAGCTTTGGTTGTAGAACCTTTAGCTTTTGGCAGCCGAACCTGGAAATTTCTAGAATTCCCAAGTGGAAAACCTGTAGATCTCTTCTCTCAAAAGCCTTAAAACTCATTTCAAAGTTTCCAAACACAATCtcatcacatatacacatctctAGTGTCTAGAATAACTAGAAAATATGCTTAAAACCCACATatattcatcaaaacaaattcTATGTTTCCCCCAAACCCACATGCATAAACTTCACCAAAAACTTAACTTAaaacaacttttcatgaaattaaagctttagaaacctaattcctcatcaactttcttagatctatctattagatcaagaagaaaagaaggttacCTCTTTTCTTGAAGCTTAGAGGTGAGAGAACTAAAGCCTCAAAGCTTGAATCTACTCTTCCATACTTCTAAATGGAAAAATCCACCTCTAGATCTTCAAAACATAAGGAAATCTCTTCAAAAAGCTCCTTGTATACCCTaaaagttgagagagagagagagagagagagagagagagagagagagagagagagaaacctaAATATTTTGGGTAGGAAATGAGTTGAGATACCTTTTATACCCTCTTTGTTAAGGAACTTTCAGCTGCTAAAACCGATTCTGCCCAAATGGGCATCTAAACCAAAAAGGGACTTCAGCTGCCGAAAGTCGATCTTTGGTTGCCGAAGTTCCTTCTACCCAAAACAACTTTTTTAAAACTTTTACAGAACAAAACCCTTAAAACATTTTTTATTCTTAAATACATTTTAAACACACATACATAAACATATCCTCATCTCTTATCGCCACTCTCTTGTTGAACTCTTACTATTcaccaaaatattttatcaaaGACACATATTTTGATATTAAAAAATAGCGGGAGTTACATtctcttccccccccccccctccccccaagATCCAAGAACATTTATCCTCGAATGTTAAAATAAACATAACATACAGAACATACCTAGAAAAGGTGGGGATATTGTTATATCATGGAATCACGGGTTTCCCATGTACACTCTTCCATTTTGTAGTGTTTCCATAACACCTTCACCATAGGTATctccttattccttagcttcctTACTTGAGTCTCTACAATCTGAACAGGTTGTTCAACATAAGAAagatcttttgaaattttcatgtCTAGTTCACTTATAACCTTGTTCAGATCTGACACAAACTtcctcaacatagaaacatggaccACCGGATGTATTCTCTCCATTTTTTGTGGCAAAGCTAACTTGTCAGACACATTTTTAACCTTTTGCAGcacttcatatggtccaatgtaCCTTGGAGCTAGCTTGCCCCTTTTTCTAAATCGAACAAcacccttcattggagataccttcaaAAGAACCATGTCACCCTCTTGAGAAACCacttctcttccatggagatctACATAACTCTTTTGTCTACTAGCTGCTATCTTTAACTTTGCCCTAATTAAGAGCATGGCTTAATTAGCGACTTCCACAGGTTCCATTCTTGCTAAGGCTTTTTCACCAACTTCTTTCCAACACACAGGAGACCTAAACTTCCGCCCATATAGAGCTTTTTATGGTGCTAAATGCTAGAGTGATAGttgttgttgtatgcaaactcagcCAGGGGAAGGTACTTTTTCCATGACCCACCAAACTCAAGTACACAcattcttagcatatcctccaaagtctgtatggtcctttctgactatCCATCTATTTGAGGGTGAAAGACTGTGCTGAAGTCTAACCTAGTGCCTAACTCATTTTGAAGATAGTGCCAAAACCTTGATGTGAACCATGATCCTCTGTTGAAGACTTTGTCActggagctccatgcaaccttgtTATCTTCGCCACGTATCCATGAGCCAACTTATCTATAGAGTAGTTAGCTCTAATAGGAATGAAGTAAGCTGTTTTGGTCAACCTGTCCACTATGATCCATATCAAGTCATGTTTGTTTGAGGTAACTAGTaacccca contains:
- the LOC131180665 gene encoding uncharacterized protein LOC131180665, coding for MLLIRAKLKIAASRQKSYVDLHGREVVSQEGDMVLLKVSPMKGVVRFRKRGKLAPRYIGPYEVLQKVKNVSDKLALPQKMERIHPVVHVSMLRKFVSDLNKVISELDMKISKDLSYVEQPVQIVETQVRKLRNKEIPMVKVLWKHYKMEECTWETRDSMI